One stretch of Oryzias latipes chromosome 7, ASM223467v1 DNA includes these proteins:
- the plp2 gene encoding proteolipid protein 2 codes for MADTSGTSPAANCLEKLKSYVKTPKGFILFAEILISFIIIICYAASHYGGYSAVAIVEMVITIIFFVVFMMELDKQFLVVNWVWSDFFRATIAAALYIITSLICVIGGAGDGARIAGGVFGLIAGLLFGYDAYTIYLQLKSARQHTAAATDDHA; via the exons ATGGCTGACACTAGTGGGACCAGCCCTGCGGCCAACTGCCTGGAGAAGCTCAAAAGTTACGTGAAGACCCCCAAAGGTTTCATCCTCTTTGCAGAAATC tTAATCAGCTTCATAATCATCATCTGCTATGCCGCATCTCATTACGGAGGCTACTCCGCCGTCGCCATCGTTGAAATGGTCATCACCATAATCTTCTTTGTCGTCTTCATGATGGAGTTGGACAAACAGTTCCTAGTGGTGAACTGGGTCTGGAGT GATTTCTTCCGGGCCACTATCGCCGCCGCCCTTTACATTATCACTTCCCTCATCTGCGTCATCGGAGGAGCCGGAGACGGAGCGCGCATCGCAGGCGGG GTGTTTGGTTTGATCGCCGGCTTGCTATTTGGGTACGACGCTTACACCATCTACTTACAGCTCAAGAGTGCCAGACAGCACACAGCGGCTGCCACTG ACGACCACGCGTAA